DNA sequence from the Nakaseomyces glabratus chromosome E, complete sequence genome:
ACTGATCTTTATTTACCAGGATCTGATATTGATTGTGTAGTCAATAGTAAGCAAGGTGATAAGCAGAGCAGAAACAACTTGTATAAGTTGGCCAACTtcttaaagaaaaaagaaattgcgACAGAGATTGAAGTTGTTGCGAAAGCTAGAGTTCctattatcaaatttgtGGAGGTTGAGTCCCGGACACACATGGATATATCATTTGAAAGATTGAATGGTCTTGAGGCTGCAAAGCTTATAAGAGATTGGCTGGCTAGTACACCAGGCTTGCGTGAGCTTGTTTTAGTCGTAAAACAATTTTTGCATTCGAGAAGATTAAATAACGTACATTCTGGTGGTCTAGGAGGTTTCAGTATAATATGTCTAGTCTATTCATTTTTAAGAATGCATCCTAGAATAATCACTGCTGAGATCGATCCATTAGAGAATCTAGGTGTGTTGttaattgaattttttgaacTTTACGGTAAGAATTTTGGGTACGATGATGTTGCTATTGGTGTGCAAGATGGCTCTCCTATTTATATGGCGAAGAGGTCATGGAAATCACTTGAACAGAACAGAGGATCATTCAATTTAGCAATACAAGATCCCGGTGATGTTACGAATAACATAAGTAGAGGATCCTTTAATCTAAGAGATATAAAAAAGGCATTTGCTGGTGCTTTTGATCTTCTCACTAATAAATGTTTCGAGTTGAATTCTATATCAATTAAGGAAAGATACGGAAAGACGATATTAggaaatataataaagtACCATGGTAAGCGTAGAGACTTCAGAGATGAAAGAGGTTTGGTTCAGAATAAAGCCATTGCTGAGAATGAGAGCTACCATAAGAAACGTAGTATTATTATGCATGGAGAGCTATCTGCCGTCAATGGCAAAAGAAGTGCAGACGATGAGAGTAACGAACATCATGACGATACACAAAATAAGAAACAAAAGGTTAATGATTACGATGatgctgaagaagaagacgatTACGACCCTTTGGCATAGAATTGAAAGTCTCAcataatttcaaaattataCCTTGATAttagtaaaaaaatttgtattatttatcatttaaGTAACGAGTTATTGCATGAACCTCAAGAAGTCATATTACGGTACTATTGCTTAACTTAGGCAACAAGGTGGTACAATAATTTAAAGAATATTCAAGTATGGGAAATGAACATTTATCCTTATCTTTCGTTCTGTAAATATTCGGAAAACAATTGTCGTAGTTAGTATAGGTCGAGTCTTGGTTTCTTCCTTGCACTTTTCTTCTCGGAAACCTGGCGCTTCCCTTCGAGTCGTATTTTATTTGTCTGTTTCTTGATGCTATCCCATTTCGATACTGTTGCCTCATTTTCCACACCAGGAAAACGGCATGTATCCTGGATTTCTCTGACCAATTTATCGAGACAAAGTCTTCTATTTTGTTCCCTTGACCGTGTCTCATCGGCTCTTACAATAAATTTGTCATTAGCAGGATAGTAGTAACTGGAGGGTCGCCCCGATAGCGTGCTTGCTACAATTTGCTTGGCATTCGACTCATCAGGATTAGCCACGCATACCCCTTTGGTGAGCAAACCCCGAACCTCAGAAGGGAACCACTCACATCTGGAGATCCCAGGAATAGTAAGCGTACATTTAGTACTGACTTTGTTCACATTCTGTCCCCCGGGCCCGCTAGACCTGTCGTACCTTACTCTGTATATACTAACTGGAACGTCACTGACCCGCAGCTCCCGAACCCACTGCCGTGCGCTTGCGAACCGGTCAGCCCGGCGATATAGCACTTTAGTAAACAACATCAGACCTATCCAAGTGGCCTGGTATCAGTGGTGAAACACAGAGATGCCTATTTGCTTGTGGTTATAATTATAGTTGTGGATTTTTGACCTTTGTGAAGCTCATTGGCTCATTTTGCAAAATTCGTGTTTTAACCCAATCGGGAAACTATGTTGATCCAAGTGTAAACAAACCACCTATATAGGCgaaaaatagtaataaatCATCGATAATGATTGTAAGGATAGCTAATAATAGTAACCTAGTAATGGTAGATCCTTGAGATTGTTATTGTGCCATTTGGTACTGTCGGAAAAAGGGTATGACAGAAATAGAAGGATCAGAGGCATTCCCaggaaataaaaagagaACACCTAAAATTTCAGCTTGGAATACTTGAGGCACTCTAACCTAGGATTGCAACTATGATGAAGGCTAAGCCCGGGCAACCGCTGGTAGTTCGGCGACAAGGCTGGGTTTCATACAAGGACGATGGGTTTCTGTCGCTGTTGTGGCAGAAACGGTACATGATATTGAATGATTGTTATATCGATCTGTACAAAGGCAATAAGAGAACCGATAGTGCCATTGTCAGTATTCCGCTCACAAACATAGTATGTGTGAGCTTACACAAGGCCAAGCCCTTTTGTTTGGAAATTGTGAAAGTCAATTCCAGACCCTCCATGTCGGTAAATGGTGGAGGAGTGGCTTCAGACTCtatcaataaaaataacacAAAGAGTATATATGTGGCATTGAAGACTGAGCAAGAGCTATATGGTTGGGTAGATACCATATTTGCCAAATGCCCACTTCTTAGTGGAGTTTCTTCTCCGACTAATTTCATCCATAGTGTGCATGTTGGTTTTGAAGCAGACACTGGTAATTTTATTGGTCTACCGTCCGACTGGGAAAGAATGTTAGCTTATAACAGATCTAACACACCAGTAGATAAaccaaatataataaagagTAGCAACTCTATACGCAGGAAATTTTCCTTACCGAAAAGGTCAAGTTCGATGTCTAGAGCAAGAAGCGTACTAAAGCCTGTAAAACAATCCCTAAGCATCAATAGAAAGTCCTCGTTAAGGAATGATACCACAAACATGGGCAAGCAGGCTTGTAAGATCACATCACATAGAAATGGGGCCAGATCACCAGAGCGGGGGTCTCAATTGTGGACATACCAAAATAGAAATCTTGGCGGGAGGGACAGCACTGTTTTATCAACCAGGTACGACAGGCATGGTCATGATCAAAACAGAGACGATGACGATTATATCATAAATACTAACACTGCATTTGTAAACAGC
Encoded proteins:
- a CDS encoding uncharacterized protein (CAGL0E02101g~Ortholog(s) have 5'-deoxyribose-5-phosphate lyase activity, ATP-dependent 3'-5' RNA helicase activity, mRNA binding, polynucleotide adenylyltransferase activity), encoding MSAAVDDVKTVEDVADVIAVESSDSQGFDDYDGHNDSPKEMPIIDNNQIDENDDFIAFSESSGGEDGDEAEEEQPQAEEEEYTDYPWTIDRDYSKEKELADWLNYEILDFVAYISPSKEEIETRNRTIGSIRSAVKELWPDADLHVFGSYATDLYLPGSDIDCVVNSKQGDKQSRNNLYKLANFLKKKEIATEIEVVAKARVPIIKFVEVESRTHMDISFERLNGLEAAKLIRDWLASTPGLRELVLVVKQFLHSRRLNNVHSGGLGGFSIICLVYSFLRMHPRIITAEIDPLENLGVLLIEFFELYGKNFGYDDVAIGVQDGSPIYMAKRSWKSLEQNRGSFNLAIQDPGDVTNNISRGSFNLRDIKKAFAGAFDLLTNKCFELNSISIKERYGKTILGNIIKYHGKRRDFRDERGLVQNKAIAENESYHKKRSIIMHGELSAVNGKRSADDESNEHHDDTQNKKQKVNDYDDAEEEDDYDPLA
- the PTH4 gene encoding Pth4p (CAGL0E02123g~Ortholog(s) have mitochondrial large ribosomal subunit localization), which encodes MLFTKVLYRRADRFASARQWVRELRVSDVPVSIYRVRYDRSSGPGGQNVNKVSTKCTLTIPGISRCEWFPSEVRGLLTKGVCVANPDESNAKQIVASTLSGRPSSYYYPANDKFIVRADETRSREQNRRLCLDKLVREIQDTCRFPGVENEATVSKWDSIKKQTNKIRLEGKRQVSEKKSARKKPRLDLY
- a CDS encoding uncharacterized protein (CAGL0E02145g~Ortholog(s) have protein kinase activity and role in cell separation after cytokinesis, negative regulation of sterol import by negative regulation of transcription from RNA polymerase II promoter, protein phosphorylation, sterol import) gives rise to the protein MMKAKPGQPLVVRRQGWVSYKDDGFLSLLWQKRYMILNDCYIDLYKGNKRTDSAIVSIPLTNIVCVSLHKAKPFCLEIVKVNSRPSMSVNGGGVASDSINKNNTKSIYVALKTEQELYGWVDTIFAKCPLLSGVSSPTNFIHSVHVGFEADTGNFIGLPSDWERMLAYNRSNTPVDKPNIIKSSNSIRRKFSLPKRSSSMSRARSVLKPVKQSLSINRKSSLRNDTTNMGKQACKITSHRNGARSPERGSQLWTYQNRNLGGRDSTVLSTRYDRHGHDQNRDDDDYIINTNTAFVNSIQTNSNDENSILHYYEQFLER